A stretch of the Lolium perenne isolate Kyuss_39 chromosome 3, Kyuss_2.0, whole genome shotgun sequence genome encodes the following:
- the LOC127345584 gene encoding E3 ubiquitin-protein ligase SIS3, whose amino-acid sequence MAMRGVDFKWYDGFFLSMLVTSVVIVSVNWGRYRLCAHPLHIWIVVDYTAVFLFRLLMFLDNWLAAGMGLDLGWQQRYTRFCGRIVVLSVLVLLLYPFLWVWTVIGTLWFNSARRCLPAEGQKWGFLIWLLFSYCGLSCIACVAVGKWLSRRHALQLRAQQGIPISEYGVVVDMIRVPDWAFEAVGLELRGMGQDTAYHPGLYLTTAQREAVEALIQELPKFMLKAVPTDCSECPICLEEFRVGSEVRGLPCAHNFHVACIDQWLRLNVKCPRCRCSVFPNLDLSALNGIRASSEQDRPSGSEVTTTAAASRYVPSAGQSYLVRLQGLLPRPVVVGHGSDDDDDAESGMRTRTMGGR is encoded by the exons ATGGCGATGCGCGGCGTCGATTTCAAGTG GTACGACGGCTTCTTCCTCTCCATGCTCGTCACCAGCGT agtcatcgtgTCCGTCAACTGGGGGAGGTACCGCCTCTGCGCGCACCCGCTCCACATATGGATCGTCGTCGACTACACCGCCgtcttcctcttccgcctcctcatgttCCTCGACAACTGGCTCGCCGCGGGGATGGGCCT GGATCTTGGATGGCAACAGAGATATACTCGTTTCTGTGGGAGGATAGTTGTTCTGTCAGTTCTCGTACTTCTTCTCTACCCGTTCCTGTGGGTTTGGACTGTGATAGGAACATTGTGGTTCAACAGTGCAAGGAGATGT TTGCCAGCGGAAGGGCAGAAATGGGGCTTCCTGATATGGCTGCTCTTCAGTTACTGCGGGCTCTCATGTATTGCATGTGTGGCTGTTGGAAAG TGGCTAAGCCGCAGGCACGCTCTCCAGCTGAGGGCACAGCAGGGGATTCCAATATCTGAATACGGG GTCGTGGTTGACATGATTCGCGTGCCTGACTGGGCATTTGAGGCAGTAGGCCTGGAACTGCGAGGAATGGGCCAAGACACGGCGTACCATCCCGGCCTCTACCTAACAACCGCCCAG AGGGAAGCTGTGGAGGCTCTGATCCAGGAGCTCCCCAAGTTCATGCTGAAGGCCGTCCCGACGGACTGCAGCGAGTGCCCGATCTGCCTGGAGGAGTTCCGGGTGGGCAGCGAGGTGCGTGGCCTCCCGTGCGCCCACAACTTCCACGTGGCGTGCATCGACCAGTGGCTgcggctgaacgtgaagtgcccGCGCTGCCGCTGCTCCGTGTTCCCCAACCTGGACCTCAGTGCACTCAACGGGATCCGCGCCAGCAGCGAGCAAGACCGTCCGTCTGGCAGCGAGGTGACCACGACAGCGGCAGCAAGCCGGTACGTGCCGTCGGCGGGGCAGAGCTACCTGGTGCGGCTGCAGGGCCTGCTGCCCCGGCCGGTGGTGGTCGGGCATGGgagcgatgatgacgacgacgccgAGAGCGGGATGCGGACTCGCACGATGGGTGGTCGATGA